The Archocentrus centrarchus isolate MPI-CPG fArcCen1 chromosome 13, fArcCen1, whole genome shotgun sequence genomic interval ACACTACGATGCATTTTCCTAATTCCTGTTTCTCATCCTCTTGCAGCTCTTCTTTCACCTATCCCGGGACAGAGTATTCACAGAAGACAGGGCTCGATTCTACGGTGCAGAAATAGTGTCAGCGCTGGAGTATCTTCATTCACGCAATGTCGTTTACAGGGACCTGAAGGTGGGATGATTACAGGCTTTGGCTGTATAACAGTAATATAGTCTAAATATGtaggagggattttttttttttttttgttttaccacGAGCTGATAAGGGAGTAGTGAGTTGATTGGGTCATTGCTCCCTGCAGGACCTTTGCTGCAACGCATGGAACATCTAAGTTTTGTGCAATGACGCTGCTGACCGCATAGAAAAATAGGACAACAAATAAGAACTTATAAATATACATGAAATAtgctattttttaaattattttcccAGCATAGTTGTCAGCTGATTTGCCTCTAATTTGAATCTCTACCTGCACAGCTGGAGAACCTCATGTTAGACAAGGACGGCCACATAAAGATAACGGACTTTGGGCTGTGTAAAGAAGGGATCACAGACGGCGCCACCATGAAAACCTTCTGTGGAACCCCGGAGTACTTGGCACCAGAGGTAACTCAACGGTGGCTTTCACTGCCATGAGTATGTTGTCACCAGGATTATGTAGAAAGGCGGTTGTTCATGTTTGAACATCTTGCAGCAGCTTTGTGGCATTGTTGCTCGGCTGCTATGGCTTCCACAAGAATAAAGATCTGgcagaaaaaaagaatagtATTCCAAgcttgctcctttttttttttttttttttaaaagactgaaTGTCCTGTGTGATAGATGATAAACAGTACTAATGAGGACCAGTCACAGTATTCAAAGTTGCTATTTTTTGtgatagaaaaaaatgttaactgTGACATTTCTATTGTTTAGTTTCTTTCTCAACACTTTTCACTTCTACCTCGTCAGGTACTGGAGGACAATGACTATGGTCGAGCAGTGGACTGGTGGGGACTGGGCGTGGTGATGTATGAGATGATGTGCGGTCGATTGCCTTTTTACAACCAGGACCACGAGCGCCTCTTTGAGCTTATCCTTATGGAGGAGATCCGCTTTCCCAAGAACCTCGCTCCTGAAGCCAAGGCCTTGCTGGCAGGCCTGCTTAAAAAAGATCCCAAACAGAGGTAATTTATGTGCAGCCGATGTAAGTTATGCCATCACAATAAGGACTACGCAATGAAGATTATGACAAATAATTAGGGATAGAGTCATTTTGTAACactggtgtctttttttttttttttgtagtgtttttatcttttttttaaagtttcaagACAAAGATAAACTTAAGATTTGTTTgtagttaaaacaaaaaacagtggcTTTTATTAAAGCTTGAAATCTGTAGCACAAGAGATACATTTCTTGAAGATGCAGcagtacagctgctgctgttccacTTGTTTAGTTTTCTGAATCTTCCACTGTGCTCAGGGGCAACACGTATTCAGCTATAAAAGGAGTAACCATGTTATTCAAGCCCATGTTCCTTCTTGATTTGTTTTGGCTCAGGATAAAGGCCATAAACAGGAACATAATTAATTGTTGTTTTGACCAGGCTCCGTGTTTCTGGTAATAGTTAGAGAACTGCTAATATTAGCACATTAAGGACTGCCTACAGGCTTCGTAACACATTTATAAATGGCAcggaaatgaaaaataaatttatctAGAAATGGGTAAATGTAAGGCAGCGGAGACCAACATAAGTGCTTGTTGTGCCTGTttaatgactgtgttttgtACATTTATTTGTAGCTGGTGTGTGGGTAGTGATGatgagtgtttttgttgtatttacagGCTCGGAGGTGGTCCAGACGATGCCAAAGAAGTGATGAGCCACAAGTTCTTCACCTCCATTAACTGGCAGGATGTCATTGACAAAAAGGTGAGATCAAAACAGACGATGGGAAACTAGATGATCTGAATGTGAACTGACTGATTTCCTTCTTCTCCTCAGCTTATTCCACCCTTCAAGCCCCATGTAACATCAGAGACTGACACGCGCTACTTTGACGATGAGTTCACAGCACAATCTATTACAATAACTCCTCCAGATAAGTGTAAGTCCATTCTTTGCGTGGCAGCTTTTCTTTGTGCTCGGATTTGTTTTTCTAAGCTTTGGTTTCATCTTTGTATTGTCGTCTTCTCTTCCTTCCAGATGACAGTTTAGACCCAGAGGATTCAGATCAGCGTACTCACTTCCCTCAGTTCTCGTACTCTGCCAGCATACGGGAATGATCCCTCAGACTTTTGAATGAGCAGGCAGGCTGACACGTGATCACAATCCCACATACACACTTGCACTGCTGAGGAAATTTGAatgacacaatttaaaaaaaaaaaaaaaaaaaaaaaaagaaagaaagaaaagggaagaaaaaaaaaataacgtgGCACAAGACACATTTTCATTctgtctaacacacacacacacacacacacacacacacatcctggtAAATCAGACTAGACACGGATCATAGAGTAGAAAACGGACGCACACAGACCCCAAGTGACTGACCTCAGCAGGTTGGTGTGGATAGACTGGCAGCTTTGTCTCTGTATGTCCTCTCAGGGCTGGCATTAGACTTCCCTGCAGGACCTCTGCTGCAACACATCAGAGCCTTGACACTTTGAAAACCAGGTTATGCCAGCAAGTAACACCTCTTTACCAGCTGTTCCATGcttcacacacaaataaacacacaccaaATCAACCCACTCATGCACTGCATAAATCTACATGAGCATACTTGATAGAATTTTACAAAACAACAGTATAATCAAGATTAGGAAAAATGGCAACAATTTGGGGGAGGGGAGGTGGGAGacaaatttttatttcatcacttGTTACGGTTTTAAATGTAAAGCCatatttctgcatattttttttttttttaacaagtgcTCTTTCTGGAACTTGCTGTTACAAATCAAGAGTGGGACTTTCCTACAGTTGGGATGTGGACAATTAGGAAGAAGAGATGACCGAGGAGGGGTTGCCATTACTGTGTTTGCACTGCgcgtgcgtgagtgtgtgtctgtgtgtgtatgcgaaTGGGTGAGCAGATGTGTGAACGTATGTGCATAGAGTGCAAGAGAATGTATAAACAAGCATTTTGTGTCTCAGCCATccatttgtgtctgtttttatgtacttttttttttttttttttactttaaacttTTGCTGAAATATTGACAGGAGAGGAAACAACAGAGCACACTaaatagggtttttttttttttttttttttttaaagggaacaGGCATGTAATTTATGATTGGCTGGCTTAAGTTGACAGTCTGGATTACAAACTGGGATCTTGTGCGTGGCTGTTACTTGTTTATCTTGAAGTGGTGCAGCAGACAGGCTCTTACATCCAGGTGTCTGTATCCAAACCTTGTAGCTGGTTGGAAGTCTAAGTAAGATCTCGCTCAGGCCAGTCGCTCTTAAATGTCGAAGCAGTAAGAGCAGAAAGGAAGAGGAGATTAGAGACAAGGCATTTGACCACAGTTTTCCCCCAACCTGTCCACAGAGACCAATCCAGAGGACGGCAGATATTCGCTGTCCTCACTCCCTCAGTCTTTTCTTTTCAATCAGTAGTaacagtttctttttgtttgttctttttttatttcaagtttATCTCTTAAGTGTCTGCCCGTGTTCAAAGAATGAGCATTCAGTTGTTGGTAAGAGGCCAAAGTTTGATTGACCTGTTAAACACTTCACATGATTCCACGTTTGATGTTtagagtttttgtgttttctgaaattgTGTGTTGAAGCACTTAAGAAAAATCTGTGTAGCTGTACGTCTGGAGCAACAGTCTGCAGGCTTACAATCAGACTAAAAGCTGCGTGAGCTGTTTGACCAGCGGCCTGCGAGAAAGGAGGAACCAATGGAAACATGAGCCGAATCGTTGAGATGATAAAGCCCTGAACGTGATATTGAAAAGTCTTCGAAGTGATAAAATTGTTTTCCATAATGCTGGAAGAGGATGTTGGTGGTTCTTTGAGCTTCACTAAAAGAACatcagaagcattttttttctttttttgtatgtcattgttttgtttctgtttgatttttttttttttttcctccatcctTTTTTCCCGTCTGTTTCTCAGACCTTTGAAGACACATTGTCTTGTTTAAGTATACGTTATATAAGATAtatattaaacttttttttaaaaccgcTTTCTTTTAAGTTCTTCATTTCAAAGGCATCACACGAGGATTGCTTATGTAGCTGATGGTAATTCATTTGACTTGCATTATCACACATCAAAAACTGAATTTCATAATTTGACTTAGCTCATATTGCAGTAGCCTTATTGAATTGGGCTGGTGGGGGACTTGAGTTTTTTGTAAACTAAGGAGATATTTGCCCCAGCAGTATGTGACTGAACTTAGGTGTATAAATATTTAGTTAAAGAAATCAGCATTCTCGGGGATGTCCCTCGTGTCACATCTTTATTTCTTCAATTTTaagtttgtgtgagtgtgatgGGGTGACGGCGTGACTGCGAGTGAAAGTGGTGAAATGGACACAGACTCAACAGGCCCCGGTTcctgcagatgatgatgatgatgatgttgtgaTGAAATGGCTTTGATTTACAGTTCACAACTCCAGCACCTCTTCTCACTGGCTCAGGCACAGCCATCATACTCTAGCCTAGCGTCCTGCTTTTTTGGAAACAGCAGGACCGGATATCAGAACCATTGCACTGATGGACTCCACTGTGGATTTGCCTTCATTGCTATCATGGCCATAAGGGGGTGCTGCTGGACTTCTTTTGATATTGGTTGTGAAGCCATACACTGAACCTCACTGCTGGCCACGCTTTAAGCAATGCTTCACAGCTAAACATGCAAGTTAAATACCCCTGACCTCTCCTGTAGGCTTACACGGGCACAACAAGTGCCTctttattattttgtaaataCCAAAAAGAAGCTAGATGGGGAATGCAGCATCAGTAGAAGGGGAGGCCTGCAGCTTCGTAGTGTTTGATTTGCAGCTTTACTATGGTTACCTTGCTTCTTTGTATATTTGAATGTGATCAGCAGTCAGGAATGTCTTACCTGATGCCGGTAtaacagagattttttttttatttttatgtttttgcttgTTGCTGTTAGTTGAGGCTCAGAGGGcaatgaaaaagaataaaaaagcaATCTAAGGGGAGGACTTTGTCCTGGAAGACATTTCCAGCCCCCCCCCTTTGCAAGACTTTACAATGTAACGGGTGATACCTGCTACAGTATGGTAGCTTATAACATTTGCAACTATAATGTGCCAGTAAATATTTTTACTGaagttctctgtgtgtgtctttcatgAATTATGTCGCTGTATACCTGTACATGCAATCCATGTCCTGGATAATATTTCAGGGAAAAGGAGGGGCTTTCAACTAACAATGTAAAACTAATGTTTACATTAATGTTACATAATTAGTGTCATTTACTGAGACGGAGTTCTATTTTTTCTCACTCCCAGaactacattaaaataaaagttactTTGCTTACATCTTCTTGGGGTTGCATAAGTAGCGCGATTACTGAAAGCATattacttccatccatccatcctcttgtCCTGTTCgggggggggctatcccagctgacacagggcgagaggcagggtacaccctgtacaggtcgccagcctgtcgcagagctaaaacagagagacagacaatcattcatactcacattcacacctatggacaatttagagtggccaattaacctaaccccagaaactgcatgtctttggactgtgggaggaaacccacacagacacggggagaacatgcaaactccacagagaggcccgggccaaggtggaatcgaacccaaaCCTTCTAAATGTtattctgtgaggcagcagtaccACCGTGCTGTCCCTGAAAGCATATTAAAAGTGTTCTTTTTCAGTCTCACTCAAACGTAACGGTGGCCAAAACATTTcacttattatttttatttatttttattttgttgagcAGAACTCTATTTATCTGAAAATCCACCGGAAGTTCTAACCTGCCTACCTTGACACCGGTGACCCCGCCCCAATCAGTGTGGCTCCCGCTCTTAATTAGCGGCTCTTCTGGCTGCAGGACGCTGCTCCAGGCCTCCGCCGACACCCGTGGATAAGTAGCTGCAGCGGCCGGGCATGAGAACGCTGTCTTCGGCTGTGACCATGGCCAGGACTGGGTTCTGCGACACCAAGCCTCTGCTGGACTTACACAAGAAGGTTTGCTCGGTGTGCTCCACAGACCCAGTCTTAATCATATGTAGTATAATCGTCAAATCAGGTGGTGTCACTTGAGCAAGTATGGGGTGCAAATTCCGTCTCCTTTATTTTCCTCCCTTAACCCTTGTTGTGTTTGTTAGTCTACATTCCTGAGCTTGAATGCAGTGAGCGTTTGAGCAATCTGATGGAGGAATGAAGAAGGAAAAGTAACCTTTACCTCACTAATATTCCTTTATTGGACCCCTTTACGGCCTCACTAATTATTTTGCTGTGAGGCCGTAAAGGGGCAGTCCCTCTTCTCAAACTGCAACTTTCTAGAGTAATTGCATTCACCTGCCATAACCATGATGACCAGAAGTGAAACACTTTTTGAATAAGTAATTCAATGGCTTTACCGTCAACTGCTTGGTTTACAAGCTCTACTGTAGCTGCATATAATCAAAATTAAGGACGGAGGCAAAAATGTGTAGGCATGCAAAGTTAATGTCAGAAtcacacaagtatctgtactgtCTGTTATCCCTTCAGGCGGATGAAAGGCGTGCCCCACTAAGAACCTGGGCTAA includes:
- the akt2 gene encoding RAC-beta serine/threonine-protein kinase; translation: MNEVSVVREGWLHKRGEYIKTWRPRYFILKSDGSFIGYKEKPEVSSDHNLPPLNNFSVAECQLMKTERPKPNTFVIRCLQWTSVIERTFHVDSNNEREEWMRSIQAVANSLKSQQQDEEPMEIKFGSPSDSSGTEEMEIAVSKSRTKVTMSDFDYLKLLGKGTFGKVILVKEKATGMYYAMKILRKEVIIAKDEVAHTVTESRVLQNTRHPFLTTLKYAFQTHDRLCFVMEYANGGELFFHLSRDRVFTEDRARFYGAEIVSALEYLHSRNVVYRDLKLENLMLDKDGHIKITDFGLCKEGITDGATMKTFCGTPEYLAPEVLEDNDYGRAVDWWGLGVVMYEMMCGRLPFYNQDHERLFELILMEEIRFPKNLAPEAKALLAGLLKKDPKQRLGGGPDDAKEVMSHKFFTSINWQDVIDKKLIPPFKPHVTSETDTRYFDDEFTAQSITITPPDKYDSLDPEDSDQRTHFPQFSYSASIRE